The following are encoded together in the Proteiniphilum saccharofermentans genome:
- a CDS encoding polysaccharide biosynthesis protein: MSNLIHNFLSNRVLSRFTIFVIDILMIMFSCLVMYLMRYGFVGLTPEVRADGITLGVILVFVNSITFILFRTFSGILRFSSFSDLMRITYALMLGYGFTYLAIIILKRYHPGFYLDDITFISVFFLNTFLMIFSRILTKEVYEFITGRDVKPVNVFIYGTKEAGISVAKALKGNSEFNYRVLGFISDESQMVGKELMGITIYANNENIFRTLESKDVKTIIVSPQQMEEIKNSDLLSNFVDHNISLLTTVPLNEWNGMIMSKEQLKDVQIEDLLPRDPIHINMLKIASNIEGKRVMVTGAAGSIGSEIVRQVANFNPYSIILIDQAETPLHDMRLELKDKWRELRAEIIVADVSNASRMERIFSRTRPQYIFHAAAYKHVPMMEDNVSESVQTNILGTKIVADLAVKYNADKFVMVSTDKAVNPSNVMGCSKRICEIYVQSLAKYIAKSGKRTTQFITTRFGNVLGSNGSVIPLFREQIKNGGPVTVTHPEIIRYFMTIPEACQLVLEAGAMGKGGEIYIFDMGKPVKILDLAKRMIRLSGSRNIKIEFTGLRHGEKLYEELLNIAEHTKPTYHEKIMIADVREYEYEEVNRKINALIHASYEYDDMRTVKKMKEVVPEFRSINSPFEAVDRLLEKISEKESFVPVPKDKG, encoded by the coding sequence TAATCCTGGTTTTTGTCAATTCGATTACTTTTATATTGTTTCGTACATTCAGTGGCATTCTAAGATTCTCTTCATTCTCCGACCTGATGAGGATTACCTATGCATTGATGCTGGGGTACGGTTTTACTTATCTGGCTATTATAATACTGAAGAGATATCATCCGGGTTTTTATCTGGATGATATTACTTTCATCTCTGTTTTCTTTCTCAATACGTTTCTGATGATCTTTTCAAGGATACTCACGAAAGAGGTATATGAATTTATTACAGGGAGAGATGTGAAACCGGTCAATGTATTTATTTACGGTACTAAAGAAGCCGGTATCAGTGTTGCAAAAGCATTGAAGGGAAATAGCGAATTTAACTACCGGGTACTTGGGTTTATTTCGGACGAAAGCCAGATGGTGGGAAAGGAGTTGATGGGGATAACGATCTATGCGAATAATGAAAATATATTCAGGACACTGGAGAGTAAGGATGTGAAGACCATCATCGTTTCACCTCAGCAAATGGAGGAGATAAAGAATTCTGACCTCCTGAGTAATTTTGTGGATCATAACATCTCATTGCTAACTACTGTACCTTTGAACGAGTGGAACGGAATGATTATGAGCAAGGAGCAGTTGAAAGACGTACAGATTGAAGATCTTTTGCCCCGTGATCCGATCCACATCAATATGTTGAAGATAGCTTCAAATATTGAAGGCAAACGTGTAATGGTGACAGGTGCCGCCGGATCGATAGGTAGCGAGATAGTCCGCCAGGTAGCCAATTTCAATCCCTACAGTATTATTCTTATAGATCAGGCGGAAACCCCGTTACATGACATGAGGCTCGAACTGAAAGATAAATGGAGGGAACTCCGTGCCGAGATCATTGTGGCTGATGTTAGCAATGCCAGCCGGATGGAACGTATCTTTTCCAGGACACGGCCGCAGTATATTTTCCATGCAGCGGCGTACAAGCATGTGCCGATGATGGAGGACAATGTGTCGGAATCGGTACAGACCAATATCCTTGGGACGAAGATCGTCGCAGACCTGGCTGTAAAATACAATGCCGACAAATTTGTGATGGTCTCTACCGATAAGGCGGTGAACCCTTCAAATGTAATGGGTTGTTCCAAAAGGATTTGTGAGATCTACGTACAGTCCCTGGCAAAATATATAGCGAAAAGCGGGAAGAGAACTACGCAGTTTATTACTACCCGCTTTGGGAATGTGTTGGGATCGAACGGTTCGGTAATACCTTTGTTCAGGGAGCAGATAAAGAATGGAGGCCCTGTTACCGTAACCCATCCGGAGATCATCCGCTACTTTATGACCATTCCGGAAGCCTGTCAGTTGGTACTCGAAGCGGGAGCTATGGGTAAAGGCGGAGAAATCTATATTTTCGATATGGGCAAGCCTGTCAAAATTCTGGATCTGGCAAAAAGGATGATACGGCTCTCCGGCTCAAGGAATATCAAGATAGAGTTTACCGGACTGCGGCATGGGGAAAAACTCTATGAAGAACTATTGAACATAGCCGAGCATACCAAACCGACCTATCATGAGAAAATAATGATCGCAGATGTGCGTGAGTATGAATATGAAGAGGTGAACCGCAAAATAAACGCTCTGATTCATGCTTCTTACGAATATGATGATATGCGGACAGTGAAGAAGATGAAAGAAGTCGTCCCCGAATTCCGTAGTATAAATTCTCCTTTCGAGGCGGTAGACCGGCTATTGGAGAAAATCTCTGAAAAAGAATCGTTTGTCCCTGTTCCCAAAGATAAGGGATAG